The proteins below come from a single Hippocampus zosterae strain Florida chromosome 5, ASM2543408v3, whole genome shotgun sequence genomic window:
- the LOC127600990 gene encoding sialoadhesin-like isoform X1, whose amino-acid sequence MHADAVVALMGPLLFGALFAGARASLDPSTPDRVLAVVGSCVLIPCSFTPSSKKRVDVRLRLRGHGRLSLFRQSRVAFNSEDAEEVSDVYRERLSPSGLVTEGDCSLRMDEVRTEDAGTYEVSLKRTGDSAWGRAKSFSLNVVDTPEAPVISGASSAADGQLVTFNCSVAYQCPSGPPSLRWQWERGVHPLGDRRVRTLYTQDQRPVLQSSLTFRVSRRVKASVRCELSYPRANMVAAFKDLHVTFPPKDVTVQVQTVTVQEGGSALLACSCKADPPVSEYRWSYIRSGRTVHLAPRTHTIRLRNVTRDTAVLCMAENPVGRAQSPRTILNVQYKPVIQRLSSTCVEEDGALRCVCSTHSNPPPAISWSVNGSAPPRGYNASLSADALTATLRGGVGGGPQTVTCLALNAFGNDSAMLSQRRAGGDSWLSLWFWVPAAAVLLSAISLAVLACFCCYYRKKSGKHAPSRCASGPGLCQTHTPVYVNCSEVSHVYTNGSYQLLYQNCTPRFVRTKQVRPMERRGGERRRGGPRGGVATHVTAREVQGATAADPDSAIYVEVL is encoded by the exons ATGCACGCGGACGCCGTCGTCGCGCTCATGGGGCCTCTGCTCTTCG GCGCCTTGTTTGCGGGGGCGCGGGCCTCCCTGGATCCCTCCACGCCCGACCGAGTGCTCGCGGTGGTGGGCTCGTGCGTACTCATCCCCTGCTCCTTCACGCCCTCATCAAAGAAACGCGTAGacgtgcgcctgcgcctgcgagGTCACGGCCGGTTGTCTTTGTTCCGCCAATCCCGCGTGGCCTTCAACAGCGAAGACGCAGAGGAAGTCAGCGACGTCTACCGGGAGCGTCTGTCGCCCTCGGGTTTGGTGACGGAGGGCGACTGCTCGTTGAGGATGGATGAAGTCCGCACGGAGGACGCCGGGACCTACGAGGTGTCTCTGAAGAGGACTGGAGACTCGGCTTGGGGGAGGGCCAAGTCTTTCAGTTTGAACGTCGTGG ACACCCCCGAGGCTCCCGTGATCAGCGGCGCATCGTCGGCCGCCGACGGGCAGTTGGTCACCTTCAACTGCAGCGTCGCCTACCAGTGCCCCTCCGGGCCCCCGAGCCTGCGTTGGCAATGGGAGCGAGGAGTGCACCCCCTGGGGGACCGGCGAGTGCGGACCCTCTACACCCAAGACCAGCGGCCGGTGCTGCAGAGCTCGCTCACCTTCAGGGTGTCGCGCCGGGTGAAGGCTAGCGTGCGGTGTGAGCTCAGCTACCCGAGAGCCAATATGGTGGCCGCCTTCAAGGATCTTCACGTGACGT TCCCACCTAAAGATGTGACGGTGCAAGTGCAGACCGTGACGGTGCAGGAGGGGGGCAGCGCCCTGCTGGCCTGCTCGTGCAAAGCCGACCCGCCAGTGTCCGAGTATCGCTGGTCCTACATCCGAAGCGGGCGCACGGTCCACCTCGCCCCGCGCACGCACACCATCCGCCTGCGCAACGTGACGCGAGACACGGCGGTCCTCTGCATGGCCGAGAACCCGGTCGGACGCGCCCAGTCGCCGAGGACCATCCTCAATGTGCAAT ATAAGCCCGTCATCCAACGCCTCTCCTCGACTTGCGTGGAGGAGGACGGGGCGCTGCGCTGCGTCTGCTCAACTCATTCCAACCCGCCTCCCGCCATCAGCTGGAGCGTCAACGGCAGCGCCCCGCCGCGCGGCTACAACGCCTCGCTGTCCGCCGACGCCCTCACGGCCACCCTGCGGGGTGGCGTGGGCGGGGGGCCGCAGACGGTCACCTGCTTGGCCCTCAACGCCTTCGGGAACGACTCGGCCATGCTGTCGCAGCGCCGAGCAGGAGGCG ACTCTTGGCTGTCGCTGTGGTTTTGGGTTCCCGCTGCCGCCGTTCTCCTCTCTGCCATCTCCTTGGCCGTGCTTGCTTGCTTCTGCTGCTACTATCGAAAGAAGTCCGGCAA GCACGCGCCCAGCAGATGTGCGTCAGGACCTGGACTGTGCCAGACCCACACGCCGGTCTATGTCAACTGCTCAGAGGTGAGCCACGTGTACACCAACGGAAGCTACCAGCTGCTCTACCAGAACTGCACGCCGCGCTTTGTGCGCACCAAGCAA GTGCGCCCGATGGAGAGAAGGGGCGGCGAGAGGAGGCGAGGAGGTCCGCGCGGAGGCGTGGCCACACATGTAACCGCCAGAGAGGTGCAAGGCGCCACCGCGGCTGACCCCGATTCAGCCATCTACGTGGAGGTCCTCTAA
- the LOC127601026 gene encoding lens fiber membrane intrinsic protein-like: MYSFMGGGLFCAIVGNILLVVSTATDYWMQYRLSGSFAHQGLWRYCMSGKCHMQTDSIAYWNATRAFMILSAMSCFAGIIAGILSFAHFSAFEKFNRSFAAGIMFFVSTLFVLLAMAIYTGVTVNFLGKRFGDWRFSWSYILGWVALLMTFFAGIFYMCAYRMHECRRVAGPR; encoded by the exons ATGTACAGCTTCATGGGAGGAGGGCTGTTTTGCGCCATCGTGGGGAACATCTTGCTGGTGGTCTCCACGGCCACCGACTATTGGATGCAGTACCGGTTGTCGGGCAGCTTTGCCCACCAGGGCCTGTGGCGCTACTGCATGTCGGGAAAGTGTCACATGCAGACAGACAGCATCG CCTACTGGAACGCCACGCGCGCTTTCATGATCCTCTCGGCCATGTCCTGTTTCGCCGGCATCATCGCGGGGATCCTGTCCTTCGCTCACTTCTCGGCCTTCGAGAAGTTCAACCGCTCCTTCGCCGCCGGCATCATGTTCTTCGTGTCCA CGCTGTTCGTGCTGCTGGCGATGGCCATCTACACGGGGGTGACCGTCAACTTCCTGGGCAAACGCTTTGGCGACTGGCGCTTCTCGTGGTCCTACATCCTGGGATGGGTGGCGCTGCTCATGACCTTCTTTGCAG GTATATTCTACATGTGTGCCTACAGGATGCACGAGTGCAGAAGAGTGGCCGGCCCACGATGA
- the LOC127601005 gene encoding upstream stimulatory factor 2-like isoform X1 produces MTRVFVPVIKHSHLHPSHRRPPPPHCFFFFEIPTLMDILEQSLDNASQDKQDEEVQASDNGTGDEQTGVTTHQAVAFGDHNIEYQLSTDGGQVTYRVVQVTEQNLEGRDDIGGAVGVVSAASFSSAPQAVAQAVIQNPFSNGGSPAGQSASGEARFAYFPAAAVSDASVSVQAGATSEPTLTQAGGQFYVMMTPPDAIQMGTTRSIAPRTQPFPADENETLRQEGLNWKMDGPRTPRDERRRAQHNEVERRRRDKINNWIVTLSKIIPDCNMDSTKTGASKGGILSKACDYIRELRQGNQRLQESLKEVERIQVDNELCRQQIEELKNENASLRAQLRQRGIEMVGETSPQ; encoded by the exons atgacCCGAGTGTTTGTCCCCGTGATCAAGCACTCCCATCTCCATCCATCGCACAgaagacccccccctccccactgtttttttttttttgaaattccgACCCTGATGGATATTCTCGAACAGAGTCTGGACAACGCCAG CCAAGATAAACAAGACGAGGAGGTGCAAGCATCTGACA ACGGAACCGGAGACGAGCAGACAGGTGTCACCACACATCAGGCCGTCGCGTTTGGGGATCACAACATCGAGTACCAGTTAAGCACTGACGGGGGACAG GTGACTTACCGTGTGGTCCAGGTCACTGAACAGAACCTTGAGGGACGGGACGACATCGGCGGGGCGGTGGGTGTCGTCTCTGCGGCGTCTTTCAGCAGCGCTCCTCAGGCTGTTGCTCAG GCGGTGATCCAGAACCCTTTCAGTAATGGGGGAAGCCCGGCCGGGCAGTCGGCAAGTGGGGAAGCGCGCTTCGCCTATTTTCCTGCGGCGGCGGTGAGCGACGCCTCCGTGTCTGTGCAGGCCGGCGCCACCTCTGAGCCCACGCTCACGCAGGCGGGAG GCCAGTTCTACGTGATGATGACCCCTCCCGATGCCATTCAGATGGGCACCACGCGAAGTATTGCCCCACGCACGCAACCCTTCCCAGC AGATGAAAACGAGACGCTGCGGCAAGAAGGTTTAAACTG GAAAATGGACGGGCCCCGAACACCGCGAGATGAAAGGAGGAGAGCGCAGCATAATGAAG TTGAGAGGCGGCGAAGGGACAAAATCAACAACTGGATTGTGACCCTCTCCAAAATCATCCCTGACTGCAACATGGACAGCACCAAAACCGGAGCA AGTAAAGGCGGAATCCTGTCCAAAGCGTGCGACTACATCCGCGAGCTGAGGCAGGGCAACCAGCGGCTGCAGGAGAGCCTGAAGGAGGTGGAGAGGATCCAGGTGGACAATGAGCTGTGCAGGCAGCAG ATTGAGGAACTGAAGAACGAGAATGCCTCGCTGAGAGCGCAGCTTCGGCAGCGCGGCATCGAGATGGTGGGGGAGACGTCGCCGCAGTAG
- the LOC127601018 gene encoding electron transfer flavoprotein subunit beta-like, producing MSGRVLVGVKRVIDYAVKIRVKPDKTGVVTDGVKHSMNPFCEIAVEEAVKLKEKKLIKEIVAVSCGPQQAQETIRTALAMGADRGIHVEVSGKDYDNLGPLQVSKIMAALAKKEEAQLVILGKQAIDDDCNQTGQMTAALLDWPQGTFASEVTLEGDKVKVVREIDGGLETIKINMPAVVTADLRLNTPRYATLPNIMKAKKKKIANVKPSELGVDLTSRLEVLQVDEPPQRQAGIKVETVDDLVGKLRETGSI from the exons ATGTCTGGTCGCGTTCTCGTCGGTGTCAAGCGTGTCATTGACTACGCAGTTAAG ATCCGGGTAAAGCCGGACAAGACTGGCGTGGTGACCGATGGCGTGAAGCACTCGATGAACCCCTTCTGCGAGATCGCCGTGGAGGAGGcggtcaagctgaaggagaagaagcttATCAAGGAGATTGTGGCGGTGAGCTGCGGGCCACAGCAGGCACAG GAGACCATCCGCACCGCCCTCGCCATGGGAGCCGACCGCGGCATTCACGTGGAGGTGTCTGGCAAAGACTACGACAACTTGGGCCCCCTGCAGGTCTCCAAGATCATGGCTGCATtggccaagaaggaggaggcCCAGCTTGTAATTCTTGGGAAACAG gCCATCGATGACGACTGCAATCAGACGGGACAAATGACAGCAGCCCTACTGGACTGGCCTCAG GGCACGTTTGCGTCAGAAGTGACGCTGGAAGGCGACAAAGTGAAAGTGGTGCGCGAGATTGACGGCGGCCTGGAGACCATCAAGATCAACATGCCCGCTGTAGTCACGGCGGACCTCCGACTCAATACGCCTCGCTACGCCACCCTGCCTAATATCATG aaagccaagaagaagaaaattgcAAACGTGAAGCCCTCCGAGCTGGGCGTGGATCTGACGTCCCGCCTGGAAGTGCTGCAGGTGGACGAGCCTCCGCAGAGGCAGGCTGGCATCAAAGTGGAGACGGTGGACGACTTGGTGGGCAAACTCAGGGAGACGGGCAGCATATAA
- the LOC127600990 gene encoding sialoadhesin-like isoform X2: MHADAVVALMGPLLFGALFAGARASLDPSTPDRVLAVVGSCVLIPCSFTPSSKKRVDVRLRLRGHGRLSLFRQSRVAFNSEDAEEVSDVYRERLSPSGLVTEGDCSLRMDEVRTEDAGTYEVSLKRTGDSAWGRAKSFSLNVVDTPEAPVISGASSAADGQLVTFNCSVAYQCPSGPPSLRWQWERGVHPLGDRRVRTLYTQDQRPVLQSSLTFRVSRRVKASVRCELSYPRANMVAAFKDLHVTFPPKDVTVQVQTVTVQEGGSALLACSCKADPPVSEYRWSYIRSGRTVHLAPRTHTIRLRNVTRDTAVLCMAENPVGRAQSPRTILNVQYKPVIQRLSSTCVEEDGALRCVCSTHSNPPPAISWSVNGSAPPRGYNASLSADALTATLRGGVGGGPQTVTCLALNAFGNDSAMLSQRRAGGDSWLSLWFWVPAAAVLLSAISLAVLACFCCYYRKKSGKHAPSRCASGPGLCQTHTPVYVNCSEVRPMERRGGERRRGGPRGGVATHVTAREVQGATAADPDSAIYVEVL; this comes from the exons ATGCACGCGGACGCCGTCGTCGCGCTCATGGGGCCTCTGCTCTTCG GCGCCTTGTTTGCGGGGGCGCGGGCCTCCCTGGATCCCTCCACGCCCGACCGAGTGCTCGCGGTGGTGGGCTCGTGCGTACTCATCCCCTGCTCCTTCACGCCCTCATCAAAGAAACGCGTAGacgtgcgcctgcgcctgcgagGTCACGGCCGGTTGTCTTTGTTCCGCCAATCCCGCGTGGCCTTCAACAGCGAAGACGCAGAGGAAGTCAGCGACGTCTACCGGGAGCGTCTGTCGCCCTCGGGTTTGGTGACGGAGGGCGACTGCTCGTTGAGGATGGATGAAGTCCGCACGGAGGACGCCGGGACCTACGAGGTGTCTCTGAAGAGGACTGGAGACTCGGCTTGGGGGAGGGCCAAGTCTTTCAGTTTGAACGTCGTGG ACACCCCCGAGGCTCCCGTGATCAGCGGCGCATCGTCGGCCGCCGACGGGCAGTTGGTCACCTTCAACTGCAGCGTCGCCTACCAGTGCCCCTCCGGGCCCCCGAGCCTGCGTTGGCAATGGGAGCGAGGAGTGCACCCCCTGGGGGACCGGCGAGTGCGGACCCTCTACACCCAAGACCAGCGGCCGGTGCTGCAGAGCTCGCTCACCTTCAGGGTGTCGCGCCGGGTGAAGGCTAGCGTGCGGTGTGAGCTCAGCTACCCGAGAGCCAATATGGTGGCCGCCTTCAAGGATCTTCACGTGACGT TCCCACCTAAAGATGTGACGGTGCAAGTGCAGACCGTGACGGTGCAGGAGGGGGGCAGCGCCCTGCTGGCCTGCTCGTGCAAAGCCGACCCGCCAGTGTCCGAGTATCGCTGGTCCTACATCCGAAGCGGGCGCACGGTCCACCTCGCCCCGCGCACGCACACCATCCGCCTGCGCAACGTGACGCGAGACACGGCGGTCCTCTGCATGGCCGAGAACCCGGTCGGACGCGCCCAGTCGCCGAGGACCATCCTCAATGTGCAAT ATAAGCCCGTCATCCAACGCCTCTCCTCGACTTGCGTGGAGGAGGACGGGGCGCTGCGCTGCGTCTGCTCAACTCATTCCAACCCGCCTCCCGCCATCAGCTGGAGCGTCAACGGCAGCGCCCCGCCGCGCGGCTACAACGCCTCGCTGTCCGCCGACGCCCTCACGGCCACCCTGCGGGGTGGCGTGGGCGGGGGGCCGCAGACGGTCACCTGCTTGGCCCTCAACGCCTTCGGGAACGACTCGGCCATGCTGTCGCAGCGCCGAGCAGGAGGCG ACTCTTGGCTGTCGCTGTGGTTTTGGGTTCCCGCTGCCGCCGTTCTCCTCTCTGCCATCTCCTTGGCCGTGCTTGCTTGCTTCTGCTGCTACTATCGAAAGAAGTCCGGCAA GCACGCGCCCAGCAGATGTGCGTCAGGACCTGGACTGTGCCAGACCCACACGCCGGTCTATGTCAACTGCTCAGAG GTGCGCCCGATGGAGAGAAGGGGCGGCGAGAGGAGGCGAGGAGGTCCGCGCGGAGGCGTGGCCACACATGTAACCGCCAGAGAGGTGCAAGGCGCCACCGCGGCTGACCCCGATTCAGCCATCTACGTGGAGGTCCTCTAA
- the LOC127600981 gene encoding V-set and immunoglobulin domain-containing protein 10-like, whose translation MKRYEGLSGHVLMIIWGFAFPGVDGQLLVSALGATRANTLAGANLTLAVSVSGAPDPAVTWFKGLLPVVTWTLGSDAPPDVAEEYRQALRLEPNGSLSFVRVPLGYGGDYTVEMTKSGLGAVSLNFTLRVFELLENVTMTALPDLIEEGSEQLSVQYRMLRGVVERQLWFFNGRPVAAGEDGSRYLLRPGSLAVRQPSRNDTGRYTMSLSNPFSSVTLHLNVTVLYGPDEPRIQIKPVQDFYVSGDDLTLSCQADGSPQPLAEWTFGGQTLSDDLMGVLNLTAVRTNQSGLYVCRLRNQMTGAQRQRTVAINVYERPAGRAQCSVVSEDNRSLRYSCRWSGGTPPAALSFPSFRVGSSLENVNVTVNASSELDGRIFTCRAHHPVENSECNVTAESPQNFFPSVRTEVDSEGKIVVSIRCLSRATPPAAVRWFRGGEPLGGDVLTGDDGASLRISHRNVSVLILQNYTCACRNPLGSRSKHLRLQEPAISNFSLFPHKDGTIVTLTWEVPPTSIVTGFDIQMSGPALASADGSAARSKGNGDTFRTIMPKPGSARSADVLRLDPKATYRFRVLPRALMTEGRPTEARRIGPAEGLSGPAIAGIAAGIPCSILFLLLMCGLVYLAFYWSRAKRRQTSYPVSRAVEKVTTAPMQSPHNLLPGGVKSPPEYNKLHQTPSSLSVAAPPFVPPPPVRVATTV comes from the exons ATGAAGAGGTACGAGGGACTAAGTGGTCATGTCTTGATGATTATTTGGGGTTTTGCTTTTCCTG GTGTTGACGGGCAGCTACTCGTATCCGCGCTGGGCGCCACCCGTGCGAACACCCTCGCAGGCGCTAACCTCACCCTGGCCGTGTCCGTCAGCGGTGCGCCGGACCCGGCCGTGACCTGGTTCAAAGGCCTCCTCCCAGTCGTCACCTGGACGCTGGGCTCGGACGCCCCCCCGGACGTGGCGGAAGAATACAGGCAAGCGCTCAGGCTGGAGCCCAACGGATCTCTCAGCTTCGTCCGCGTGCCGCTCGGCTACGGCGGAGACTACACGGTGGAGATGACCAAGTCTGGCCTGGGCGCCGTCTCCTTAAATTTCACACTCAGGGTTTTTG AACTCTTGGAGAACGTGACGATGACCGCTTTGCCCGACTTGATCGAAGAGGGCAGCGAGCAGTTGAGCGTGCAGTACCGCATGCTGCGAGGCGTGGTCGAGCGGCAGCTGTGGTTCTTCAACGGCCGTCCAGTAGCCGCAGGAGAAGACGGCTCGCGTTACCTGCTGCGGCCCGGCAGCCTGGCGGTCCGCCAGCCCAGCCGGAACGACACGGGACGGTACACCATGTCGCTGAGTAACCCCTTCAGCAGTGTGACGCTCCACTTGAACGTCACCGTTTTGT ACGGTCCGGATGAGCCCAGAATCCAAATCAAGCCAGTTCAGGACTTTTACGTCTCCGGAGATGACCTCACCCTGTCCTGCCAGGCGGATGGATCTCCGCAGCCCCTCGCGGAGTGGACGTTTGGTGGTCAGACTCTCTCTGATGACCTGATGGGTGTCCTAAATCTCACCGCGGTGCGGACCAACCAAAGTGGCCTTTACGTCTGTCGGCTGCGCAACCAAATGACTGGAGCGCAACGGCAGCGGACCGTTGCCATAAACGTGTATG AGAGACCAGCAGGAAGGGCGCAGTGCTCCGTAGTGTCCGAGGACAACCGAAGCTTGCGCTACAGCTGCCGGTGGTCGGGCGGAACGCCGCCGGCCGCTCTGTCCTTCCCGAGTTTCCGCGTGGGCAGCAGCCTGGAAAACGTTAACGTGACGGTCAACGCGTCAAGTGAACTGGATGGGAGAATTTTCACTTGCCGGGCACACCATCCCGTGGAAAACAGCGAGTGCAACGTTACGGCCG AAAGTCCGCAGAACTTCTTCCCGAGCGTGAGAACCGAGGTGGACTCTGAGGGCAAAATAGTGGTCAGCATCCGCTGCCTGAGCCGGGCCACGCCCCCCGCCGCCGTGCGGTGGTTCCGAGGCGGCGAGCCGCTCGGCGGCGACGTCCTCACCGGTGACGACGGCGCCAGCCTCCGCATCAGTCACCGCAACGTCAGCGTGCTCATCCTGCAAAACTACACCTGCGCCTGCCGAAATCCCCTGGGCAGCCGCAGCAAGCATCTCCGCTTGCAAG AGCCGGCCATCTCCAATTTCAGTTTGTTCCCGCACAAGGATGGAACCATCGTCACGTTGACCTGGGAAGTCCCGCCCACCTCCATTGTCacag GTTTCGACATCCAGATGAGCGGACCGGCCCTGGCGAGCGCCGACGGCAGCGCCGCTCGCTCCAAAGGCAACGGTGACACGTTCCGCACCATCATGCCCAAGCCCGGCTCGGCCCGAAGCGCAGACGTCTTGCGCCTGGATCCCAAAGCCACGTATCGTTTCCGGGTTCTTCCCAGAGCTCTGATGACGGAGGGCCGGCCAACAGAAGCCCGCCGCATCGGCCCGG CTGAGGGTTTGAGCGGCCCGGCCATTGCGGGCATCGCGGCCGGAATCCCGTGCAGCATCCTCTTCCTGCTGCTCATGTGCGGCCTCGTCTACTTGGCCTTCTACTGGAGCAGAGCCAAAAGACGGCAGACGAGTTATCCTGTGTCCAGAGCTGTCGAAAAG GTGACGACTGCCCCGATGCAGTCGCCTCACAATCTCTTACCAGGAGGTGTCAAGTCTCCCCCCGAATACAACAAACTGCATCAG ACTCCGTCCAGCCTTTCGGTGGCCGCGCCGCCATTCGTCCCGCCGCCGCCCGTCAGAGTTGCGACGACAGTCTGA
- the LOC127601005 gene encoding upstream stimulatory factor 2-like isoform X2, translating into MTRVFVPVIKHSHLHPSHRRPPPPHCFFFFEIPTLMDILEQSLDNASQDKQDEEVQASDNGTGDEQTGVTTHQAVAFGDHNIEYQLSTDGGQVTYRVVQVTEQNLEGRDDIGGAVGVVSAASFSSAPQAVAQAVIQNPFSNGGSPAGQSASGEARFAYFPAAAVSDASVSVQAGATSEPTLTQAGGQFYVMMTPPDAIQMGTTRSIAPRTQPFPAKMDGPRTPRDERRRAQHNEVERRRRDKINNWIVTLSKIIPDCNMDSTKTGASKGGILSKACDYIRELRQGNQRLQESLKEVERIQVDNELCRQQIEELKNENASLRAQLRQRGIEMVGETSPQ; encoded by the exons atgacCCGAGTGTTTGTCCCCGTGATCAAGCACTCCCATCTCCATCCATCGCACAgaagacccccccctccccactgtttttttttttttgaaattccgACCCTGATGGATATTCTCGAACAGAGTCTGGACAACGCCAG CCAAGATAAACAAGACGAGGAGGTGCAAGCATCTGACA ACGGAACCGGAGACGAGCAGACAGGTGTCACCACACATCAGGCCGTCGCGTTTGGGGATCACAACATCGAGTACCAGTTAAGCACTGACGGGGGACAG GTGACTTACCGTGTGGTCCAGGTCACTGAACAGAACCTTGAGGGACGGGACGACATCGGCGGGGCGGTGGGTGTCGTCTCTGCGGCGTCTTTCAGCAGCGCTCCTCAGGCTGTTGCTCAG GCGGTGATCCAGAACCCTTTCAGTAATGGGGGAAGCCCGGCCGGGCAGTCGGCAAGTGGGGAAGCGCGCTTCGCCTATTTTCCTGCGGCGGCGGTGAGCGACGCCTCCGTGTCTGTGCAGGCCGGCGCCACCTCTGAGCCCACGCTCACGCAGGCGGGAG GCCAGTTCTACGTGATGATGACCCCTCCCGATGCCATTCAGATGGGCACCACGCGAAGTATTGCCCCACGCACGCAACCCTTCCCAGC GAAAATGGACGGGCCCCGAACACCGCGAGATGAAAGGAGGAGAGCGCAGCATAATGAAG TTGAGAGGCGGCGAAGGGACAAAATCAACAACTGGATTGTGACCCTCTCCAAAATCATCCCTGACTGCAACATGGACAGCACCAAAACCGGAGCA AGTAAAGGCGGAATCCTGTCCAAAGCGTGCGACTACATCCGCGAGCTGAGGCAGGGCAACCAGCGGCTGCAGGAGAGCCTGAAGGAGGTGGAGAGGATCCAGGTGGACAATGAGCTGTGCAGGCAGCAG ATTGAGGAACTGAAGAACGAGAATGCCTCGCTGAGAGCGCAGCTTCGGCAGCGCGGCATCGAGATGGTGGGGGAGACGTCGCCGCAGTAG